A genomic region of Chaetodon auriga isolate fChaAug3 chromosome 11, fChaAug3.hap1, whole genome shotgun sequence contains the following coding sequences:
- the LOC143328326 gene encoding arylsulfatase I gives MLGGICSVFFLVIGLTLLSGLGCLSERKSMDGSFSTEEVERPRSPHLIFIMVDDQGYGDIGYHGSDIHTPVLDQLAAEGVKLENYYVQPICSPSRSQLMTGRYQIHTGLQHSIIRSRQPLCLPPDIPTLPEHLVEAGYATHMVGKWHLGFCRSSCLPTGRGFQSFLGTLTGSGDHFSYQSCDGAEACGFDLHDGDRPAWELAGNYSTLLYVERVKQILRSHDPHQPLFLYVSLQAPHTPLQVPDNFLHHYDSKGNRLRRHYAAMLSYLDDGVGQVVQELKASGLYQNSVLIYSSDNGGQPLSGGSNWPLRGGKGTYWEGGIRAVGFVHSPLLKRKGVVSRALIHVSDWYPTLLGLAGALQSHRGLDGHDVWGTISEGLPCPRTEILFNIDPVSRKPGEPYYKALVLNGYGIWDTAVRAAIRAGDWKLLTGNVGDGDWIPPQAQPSGPEQWQKLEKRRNKLGKSVWLFNITSDPYERSDLAETRTEVVKHLLTRLAEYNQTAVMARNPPDDPMADPELHGGVWSPWLGLEGQEKDNGERDGRKERMKKVKHCKLCKLKALFKKVGSRLQRNTLFS, from the exons ATGTTGGGGGGCATCTGCTCTGTATTTTTCCTTGTGATTGGGCTGACCTTGCTCAGTGGCCTTGGCTGCTTGAGTGAACGCAAGTCTATGGATGGCAGTTTCAGCACAGAGGAGGTTGAAAGGCCCAGGTCCCCACACCTTATCTTTATCATGGTGGATGACCAGGGTTATGGAGACATTGGCTACCATGGCTCAGATATCCACACGCCTGTGTTGGACCAGCTGGCAGCAGAGGGGGTCAAGCTTGAAAATTATTATGTCCAGCCTATCTGCTCACCCTCTCGCAGTCAACTCATGACAGGGCG CTACCAAATTCACACTGGACTCCAGCATTCGATCATACGATCACGTCAACCCCTCTGCCTGCCCCCGGACATTCCCACCCTACCAGAGCATTTGGTTGAAGCCGGATATGCCACGCACATGGTGGGGAAATGGCACCTGGGCTTCTGCAGGTCGAGCTGTCTACCCACAGGACGTGGCTTTCAGAGTTTCCTGGGCACATTGACTGGCAGCGGAGACCACTTCTCCTATCAGAGCTGTGATGGGGCTGAAGCTTGTGGATTTGACCTACATGATGGAGACAGGCCTGCCTGGGAGTTGGCTGGAAACTACTCCACTCTGCTCTATGTAGAGAG AGTGAAGCAGATCCTGAGGAGCCATGACCCCCATCAACCACTCTTCCTCTATGTGTCCCTTCAGGCTCCCCATACACCCTTGCAGGTACCAGACAATTTTCTGCACCACTATGACTCCAAGGGCAATCGTCTCAGGCGCCACTATGCTGCCATGCTGAGCTACCTGGATGATGGCGTTGGACAAGTGGTCCAGGAACTGAAAGCTAGTGGCCTCTATCAGAACTCAGTACTGATCTACTCATCTGATAATGGTGGGCAGCCGCTCTCTGGAGGAAGCAACTGGCCACTGAGAGGTGGCAAAGGGACCTACTGGGAAGGGGGCATCCGTGCTGTGGGCTTTGTCCATAGTCCCCTGCTGAAGAGGAAGGGTGTTGTCAGCAGAGCATTGATCCATGTTTCTGACTGGTATCCCACATTACTTGGGCTGGCCGGGGCCCTACAGTCCCATCGTGGCCTAGATGGTCATGATGTATGGGGGACCATCAGCGAGGGCCTACCCTGTCCACGCACTGAAATCCTTTTCAACATTGATCCGGTCTCAAGGAAGCCCGGGGAGCCATATTACAAGGCGCTGGTACTCAACGGCTATGGAATTTGGGACACAGCCGTAAGGGCAGCAATAAGGGCTGGGGACTGGAAGCTATTGACAGGCAATGTGGGTGATGGAGACTGGATACCACCACAGGCTCAACCCAGTGGTCCAGAACAATGGCAGAAACTTGAGAAACGCCGCAATAAGCTGGGGAAGTCAGTTTGGTTGTTTAATATCACTTCTGACCCATATGAGAGGTCAGACCTGGCGGAAACTCGTACAGAGGTAGTGAAACATCTGCTGACCAGGCTGGCAGAGTACAACCAGACAGCTGTGATGGCTAGGAACCCACCAGATGATCCTATGGCTGACCCTGAGCTCCATGGTGGAGTGTGGAGTCCCTGGCTGGGCCTGGAAGGACAGGAAAAGGATAATGGAGAAAGGGATGGCAGGAAAGAAAGGATGAAGAAGGTTAAGCACTGTAAACTATGCAAATTAAAAGCCCTCTTCAAGAAGGTGGGCTCACGCCTACAGAGGAACACCCTGTTCTCCTAA